catctccttgatatgaagctaagtcatgtatttcgctttgatttgaagctaactggtttgtttcgtctgcatttgaagctatatcacttatttcgatagtatcagaatctaaatcatttgtgtcgcatggatttgaagctaaaccgtctacatagcattgatttgcagctaaatcatgtgcttcgcatggatttgaagctaactcgtttgtttctcctgcatttaagggatatcatttatatcgcaagtatttgaagctaaatcatttgtttcgcatgaattataagctaaatcatgtgtttcgcatggaattgaagctatctggtttgcttctcctgcatttgaagctacttcacttgtatcgcaagtattggaagaaaaatcatttgatttgcatggatttgaagctatctcgtttgtttcgcctgcagttgaatctatatcacttatatcgcaagtatttgaagctaaatcatgtgtttcgcatggatttgaagctatgccttctacttcgcattgatttgaaactaaatcatgtgtttcgcttggatttgaagctaactcgttgtttcgcctgcatttgaagctttaccaattatatcgcaaaatatttgaagctaaatcaattgtgttgcatgggtttaaagctacgccttctatttcgcattgatttgaagctaaaccttcaacttcgcattgatttgaagggaaatcatttgtttcctttggattggaagctgacgcgattgtttcgcatgcagttgaatgtaaattatgtttatcacaggtatctgaagctaaaccatttgtttcgcaagaatatgaagctaaaccatgtgtttcgcatggatttgaagctaagtcgtttgttttgcctgcagttgaagctatttcatttatatcgcaagtatttgaagcctaatcatttttttcgcatggatttgaatctaagccttctacatcgcattgatttaaggctaaatcatttgtttcgcttgaatatgaagctaaaacatgtgttacgcatggatttgaagcttaatcatgtgtttggcatggatttgaagctaagccttctacttcgcattgatttgtagctaaattatgtgtttcgcatggatttgaagctaagtcgtttgttttgcctgcagttgaagctatttcatttatatcgcaagtatttgaagctaaatcatttgtttctcatggatttgaagctaaaccttctacatagcattgatttgcagctaaatcatgtgctgcgcatggattagaagctaactcgtttgtttcacctgcatttgaagctatatcacctatattcgaagggtttgaagctcaatcatttgttccacatggtcttgaagctaatccttatacttcgcattgatttgcagctaaatcttgtgtattgcatggatttgaagctaaacctcctacatagcattgatttacagctaaatcatgtgtttcgcatggattcgaagctatctcgtttgtttcgcctgcagtagaatctatatcacatatatagcaagaatttgaagctaaatcatatgttccgcatggatttgaagctaaggcttctacatcgcattgatttgaagctatatcatgtgtttcgcttggttttgaagctaactcgtttgtttcgtctgtatttgatgctatatcacttatatcgcaagcatctcaacctaaatcaattgtttctcacggatttgaaacaaagccttctaccacgcattgatttgaagctaaatcatgtgtatcgcatggattttgaagctaactcgtttgattcgtctccagttgaagctatatcacttatatcccaagtgtttgaagctaaatcatttgtttcgcacggatttgaagctaaacattctacatcgcattgatttgaatctaaatcatgtgtttcgattgtatttgaagctaaaccttctacatctccttgatatgaagctaaatcatgtatttcgcttggatttgaagctaactggtttgtttcgtctgcatttgaagctatatcacttatttcgatagtatcagaatctaaatcatttgtgtcgcatggctttgaagataagccttctactttgcattgatttgaaggtaaatcatgtgtttcgcttggatttgaagttaactcgtttttttcgcctgcatttgaggttatatcatgtatatgacaagcatttgaagctcaatcatttgattcgcatggattcgaagctaagccttctacttctcattgttttggatctaaatcatgtgtttggcttggattttaagctaaatcgtttgttttgcttgcagttgaaggtaaatcatgtgtaccacaagcatttcaagctaaaccatgtgtttcgcattgatttgaagctaaatcatgtgctccgcatggatttgaagctaactcgtttgtttcgcctgcatttgaagctaaatcatgtttatcacaagtatctgaatctaaaccatttgtttcgcaagaatatgaagctaaaccatgtttttcgcatgaatttgaagataaaccatgtgtttcgcacagatttgaagctaactcgcttgtttcgcctgcatttgaagctatatcaattatatcgcaagtatttcaaactaaatcatgtgctccgcatggatttgaagctaagccttctacttcgcattgatttgacgctaaatcatgtgtttcgcacagatttgaagctaactcgtttgtttcgcctgcatttgaagctatatcatttatatcgcaagtatgtgaaactaaatcatttctttcgcatggatatgaagcaatgcctactacttcgcattgatttgtaactaaatcatgtgtttcgcatggatttgaaggtaaatcatgtgtttcgcatggatttgaaactatctcgtttgtttcgcctgcatttgaagctaaatcatgtttatcacaagtatctgaatctaaaccatttgtttcgcaagaatatgaagctaaaccatgtgtttcgcttggatttgaaggtaactcgtttgtttcgcctgcatttgaagctatatcatttatatcgcaagtctgttaagctaaatcatttgtttcgcatggagttgaagctaaggcttctacttcgcattgatttgacactaaatcatgtgtttcgcttggatttgaagctaactcgtttgtttcgcctgcatttgaagctttatcaattatatcgcaagtatgtgaagctaaacgatttgtgtcgcatggctttgaagataagccttcctctttgcattaatttgaaggtaaatcatgtgtttcgtttggatttgaaggtaactcgtttgtttcgcctgcattttaagctatatcatttatatcgctagtatgtgaagctaaatcatttgtttcgcatggatatgaagctatgtctactacttcgcattgatttgaaactaaatcatgtgtttcgcatggatttgaagctaaatcatgtgtttcgcatcgatgtgaaactaactcgatgtttcgcctgcatttgaagctaaatcatgtttatcacaagtacctgaatctaaaccatttgtttcgcaagaatatgaagctaaaccatgtgtttcgcatgaatttgaagctaaatcatttgtgtcgcatggctttgaagctaactcgtttgtttcgcctgcattgaagctatatcacttctatcgcaagtatttgaagctaaatcatttgtgtcgcatggatttgaagctaagccttctacttcgcattgatttgaaactaaatcatctgtttcgcttggatttgaagctaactcgtttgtttcgcctgcatttgaagctttatcaattatatcgcaagtatttgaagctaaacgatttgtgtcgcatggctttgaggataagccttctacttcgcattgatttgacgctaaatcatgtgtttcgcacagatttgaagctaactcgtttgtttcgcctttatttgaagctatatcatttatatcgtaagtatgtcaagctaaatcatttgtttcgcatggatttgaacctaagccttctgcttcgcattgatttgaaactaagccttctgcttcgcattgatttgaaactaaatcatgtgtttcgcacagatttgaagctaacttgtttgtttcggctgcatttgaagctatatcaattataccgcaTGTTGAGGTGCGTCGTGTGAGCACCTGATATCGTTATTCCGCGATATTAACTATCTATCGGGTTGTAAGTCAGactacgctgcgcgacggaataggacgatatcgttgtccgttttcttaaaaatgaacaactgttttACTTAGTAGTTCGTGAAATGAGACGTAGACTGGAGTGACGAGCGATGTTGAACGATACGAACGAAGTTACGCAGGAGTGAAAAAAGACTGAGCGGGGTGGTCAAgagttctcgtttttatatgtttctcGCCGAGAGAAAACTTGAAGATCATTGGTTGATCGCGAGGTGGAAAGGGACCTTAGGAGTCCCGGTCGTACCCAGTGTCAGGTAGTAAGAAATCCCGGAAAAGGCGACCGAAGGGATGCGTGCTGGCGACCCTGTCATAAATTAAGGACATGTTGCCGATGAAGTGTGCGTTATTCGAAATTGCAGAAATTACTCTATTGCCGGAAAGGAGACGGGTCGAAGGAATTGGAAATTTaaaaactgcaggcgaaggctCCATGAAATTGGAGGCCCAACGAACGTGACTTTTGTCAACTGCACGTTGAAGGACCGTCGATTTGCCTCGCTGCACCGAAGGTTCCCGGTAAACAAACTGTTTTTTAGGGATTGAAGAAAGGTAGTCCGTCCCGGAGAAAGTCGGGCGGACACGGCTGGAAAATTCCGTTGCAAGACGGAACATGCTCCCCCCGTTGAGAGGGTACCGATCAATTACAATTCGCGGCCTACATCAGTTGGTAACGGTGCAAGTTGTCTGATGTTTCGTTTAATATTGCCTTGCACGGTTTGGATGGTGACTGCTCGGATGATGCCGTCTGTACCAGGGTGGACTTCGAGAACCCGTCCGAGGGCCCACTGCATGGGTGGTAGGTTGTCCTCTTTAACGAGAACGAGCTTTCCCGTCTTGATGTTATGGCTGCCGCTGGTCCACTTGTGGCGAATGTTTAGCTCATTGAGGTATTCCTTATACCATCTCGCCCAAAAATCACGCTTGAGTTTCTGGAGATGTTGCCAGATGGAGAGTTTGTTCGATGGAGTGGTTGTGAAGTCGACCTCCGGTAATGTGTTGAGTGCGCTGCCGATTAAGAAATGTCCTGGAGTTAGAGCACAAAGATCGTTCGGATCCGAAGACAATGGAGTGAGAGGCCTTGAGTTGAGAATTGCTTCGATTTCGATGATGAAGGTGTTGAGTTCTTCGAAAGTCAGCAATTCGTTGGCTATCACTCGTCTCATGTGGTGTTTGAACGACTTCACTGCCGCTTCCCATAAACCTCCGAAGTTTGGTGACCTTGGTGGGATGAAATGCCAGTTGATCCCTTCGTTGGTCAAGTAGGCATCCACTTTGCGTTGATGATCCTGTGAACTCAGCAGTTGATGAATTTCTTTGAGCTCTCTATTTGCTCCAACGAAATTCGTTCCGTTATCGGAATAGATGGCGTGACATTTCCCTCGTCGAGCAGTGAATCGACGTAAGGCTGCCAGGAAGCCATCGGTGGTCATGTCGCTGACTAGCTCCAGGTGTACTGCCTTCACAGCGAGGCATACAAAGACAGCGACGTAGACCTTGATTCGGTTTCTGTTACGGAACTTCTTCTCCTTGACGAAGAAAGGACCGCAGTAGTCGACCCCGACGTTGTTGAATGGTCGATCTTCGTTGACGCGAGCTTTTGGCAGATCTCCCATCATGCATTCTGTGTTTGGTGGATTTGCACGGAAGCATTTAATACATTGGCGGATGACCTTCCTTGTTTGGTTTCTGCCATCGAGGGGCCAGTATCGTTGTCGGGTACTGTACAGCGTGGCTTGGACACCAGCGTGCATGCTGCGTAAATGTTCGTTTCGCAAAATGAGCGTTGTCAAATGGTGCGATTTGGGAAGCACGATCGGATGTTGTTGGGAATATGGGATGTCTGCATGCTTCAAACGTCCTCCCACTCGGATGACGCCGTCTCGATCGAGGAATGGGTCGAGCGTGTTGAGTTTGCTCTTGCGGTGAACCCTGCGACCTTGAGATAAATCTTGCATCTCTTCGGCGAAGCATTCTCGTTGTGTCAAACGGAGTATGGTTTTGTTGGCAGTGTTCAATTCCTCGGCTGACACAGGTCCCTTGAAGCGGTTGTCCGGTTTGAATCGAAGGCAGTATGCAACGATTCGTTGCAATTTGGTGATCGATGAATACCGCTGCAGTATCTCACACGAAGCTGCTGTCGTTGTGAGTAGACATGTTTTGCTTCTGATTTCCGGTAGCATGTCCAAGGAAGGGAGTTTGAGCTGAGGCCAGAAAGATTCGTCTTGCGATAGCCAACTTGGACCGTGTTTCCAAACGGAGTTTTGGATAAACTCAACGGGCAGTTGACCGCGTGATAAAGCATCGGCAGGATTGTCCTTAGACAGCACGTGTCTCCACATATTGCTCGATGTCTTCGTTTGGATATCGGAAACTCGATTCGCTACAAATGCTTTCAGCAAGTGTGGGGAAGAGTTGATCCAATGGAGGGTGATCGTTGAATCGGTCCAAAATATGGTTTGGTCAATTCTCACGTGAATTGAATTAAGAACGGTGGCATACAATTTGACCAATAATTGTGCGCCGCAGAGCTCGAGGCGTGGTAAGGTGGCTGACTTGAGAGGAGCTACACGAGATTTTGCACACAACAATCTGGATTGAATTTGGCCGTTGGCATTGCTGGATCGCAGATAAATGCACGCTCCATAGCCAATCTCGCTGGCGTCGCAAAATCCATGGAGTTGAGTGGCTGCGACGTCCGACAGAAGAATTGGTCGTGGGAAGGCCATGTTGTTCAATAGGTTGAGTTGTGAGCAATAATTTACCCACGTGGAATGCATGTTGTGAGGAACGGATTCATCCCAATCCAATTTGATTTGCCACAATTTTTGCATGATCAGCTTGGCAGTGATGATAACTGGACCAAGTAATCCCAGTGGATCAAAAATTTTGGCAATGTTAGAGAGAATCGTCCTCTTGGCGACTCTCGTATCGACAGCGATCGGTGTCACTGAGTAGACTATGGAATCTTCGAGGGAATTCCATGCCACGCCGAGAGTCTTCAATGTTTTGTCATCGTGGGCTTCGAGCTTGACGTTGACACTGCCTTCCGGAAGTCCTTGAAGGATGGTGGAACAGTTTGATGCCCATTGACGAATGTTAAGACCTGCGTGGTGCAACAAGTCGATAACTTCGTCCCGGATGCTGATGGTCTCTTCTACGGTGGCTGCTCCGGTCAACAGGTCGTCAACGTACAAGTCGCGTCTCACGATGTGTCCCGCATACTTGAATCGATGTCCTTCGTCTTCGGCAAGTTGTTGAAGACATCGTGTGGCTAGAAATGGAGCCGGAGATAAACCGAAGGTGACGGTGTTGAGTTTGAAGGTTTTCACTTCGCCTCTTGGATTGGTCCAGATGACTCGTTGAAATTTCCTGTCTTCCTCGCGTAGAAGGAACTGCCGATACATTTTCTCGATATCTCCGGTAAGGACGTAATTGTGAAGTCGAAACCGAAGAATATGCGAGAAAAGATCCTCCTGAATGGTTGGTCCGACCATGAGAGTTTCATTGAGAGAAACCCCTGTGTCGGTTTTTGCCGAACCGTCGAAGACTACACGAAGTTTGGTAGTCATGCTGGTTTCCTTCACGACTGCATGATGAGGCAGGAAAAACCCATGGTTGTCGTTTGGGTCAGTGTCTTCGGACATGTGACCGAGATCCAGGTACTCTTGCATGACTGTGGTATATTGATTTTTGAAGGCTggatctcgtttgaatcgtcgtTGCAGTGAGTTGAAACGTTTGAGAGCTCTGTTATGGGAATGTCCGAGACAAGCTGGATCCCTTTTGAATGGTAGTGCGACGATATATCGGCCGGTGTCATCCCGTTGCACGTTGCGCTGGAAATGCTCCTCGCAGGCCAGTTCTTCTGAGGAGAGATGACGCATAGATGGTCCTTCTTCGATCTCCCAGAATCTCCTTACGTCGAACTCAAGTTGAGTGACGTGACAAGTCCGCTTGGGGGGTTTGTCTTGGTTCGCTGAAGACTGCACTCCCTTGGTCGGCTGCGTGGCATCGTTTGGCAAATCGTCTGCCTCTCTGCTCGTTGGAGATGCTGACTCGTCGGTGACTTGTGGAACTGTATTCCTTTtctgctgcatggatttgatggaggAAGGCGTtgatcgttgttgttctcggcTTGTTGTAGAACTAACACTGCCACCAATTACCCACCCTAATTGGGTCTTTTGCAGAAAAAGCTCAGGTCCATTGCGAGGTGAAAGGTCGATTTGCCCGACGCTGAGCAGCGAAAGTGTTATGCCAGTCCCCAGTAGCATGTCGACTGGAGCTGGCTTGTGGAATTCTGGATCCGCAAGTTGGAGATTTGCTGGTATCTGGATAGAGCTCCGGTCGATGTGTTGTTGTGGCTCCGTCTCCGAGATGTGGGGGATAACGAGAAATTCCAGCGTTTTCTCGAATCCGCCGGACTTCGATCGGATCGTTGCCGTGAGTGAGGAAATACTCGACGTCGTTAGTTGGTTTAATATTGTAATGGACGTTGAGCATTTCTTCTTGCGTAGCTGGAGCCTTGACGCCAGCCGTTCCGTGATGAAGTTTGCTGTTGAACACGTGTCCAACAGCGTTCTGCATCTTGTTAACTGGTTGAGGTTGTCATAGATTTGTAGTATTGCGGTGGTCATCAGCTGG
This region of Megalopta genalis isolate 19385.01 unplaced genomic scaffold, iyMegGena1_principal scaffold0216, whole genome shotgun sequence genomic DNA includes:
- the LOC143262728 gene encoding uncharacterized protein LOC143262728, whose translation is MTTAILQIYDNLNQLTRCRTLLDTCSTANFITERLASRLQLRKKKCSTSITILNQLTTSSISSLTATIRSKSGGFEKTLEFLVIPHISETEPQQHIDRSSIQIPANLQLADPEFHKPAPVDMLLGTGITLSLLSVGQIDLSPRNGPELFLQKTQLGWVIGGSVSSTTSREQQRSTPSSIKSMQQKRNTVPQVTDESASPTSREADDLPNDATQPTKGVQSSANQDKPPKRTCHVTQLEFDVRRFWEIEEGPSMRHLSSEELACEEHFQRNVQRDDTGRYIVALPFKRDPACLGHSHNRALKRFNSLQRRFKRDPAFKNQYTTVMQEYLDLGHMSEDTDPNDNHGFFLPHHAVVKETSMTTKLRVVFDGSAKTDTGVSLNETLMVGPTIQEDLFSHILRFRLHNYVLTGDIEKMYRQFLLREEDRKFQRVIWTNPRGEVKTFKLNTVTFGLSPAPFLATRCLQQLAEDEGHRFKYAGHIVRRDLYVDDLLTGAATVEETISIRDEVIDLLHHAGLNIRQWASNCSTILQGLPEGSVNVKLEAHDDKTLKTLGVAWNSLEDSIVYSVTPIAVDTRVAKRTILSNIAKIFDPLGLLGPVIITAKLIMQKLWQIKLDWDESVPHNMHSTWVNYCSQLNLLNNMAFPRPILLSDVAATQLHGFCDASEIGYGACIYLRSSNANGQIQSRLLCAKSRVAPLKSATLPRLELCGAQLLVKLYATVLNSIHVRIDQTIFWTDSTITLHWINSSPHLLKAFVANRVSDIQTKTSSNMWRHVLSKDNPADALSRGQLPVEFIQNSVWKHGPSWLSQDESFWPQLKLPSLDMLPEIRSKTCLLTTTAASCEILQRYSSITKLQRIVAYCLRFKPDNRFKGPVSAEELNTANKTILRLTQRECFAEEMQDLSQGRRVHRKSKLNTLDPFLDRDGVIRVGGRLKHADIPYSQQHPIVLPKSHHLTTLILRNEHLRSMHAGVQATLYSTRQRYWPLDGRNQTRKVIRQCIKCFRANPPNTECMMGDLPKARVNEDRPFNNVGVDYCGPFFVKEKKFRNRNRIKVYVAVFVCLAVKAVHLELVSDMTTDGFLAALRRFTARRGKCHAIYSDNGTNFVGANRELKEIHQLLSSQDHQRKVDAYLTNEGINWHFIPPRSPNFGGLWEAAVKSFKHHMRRVIANELLTFEELNTFIIEIEAILNSRPLTPLSSDPNDLCALTPGHFLIGSALNTLPEVDFTTTPSNKLSIWQHLQKLKRDFWARWYKEYLNELNIRHKWTSGSHNIKTGKLVLVKEDNLPPMQWALGRVLEVHPGTDGIIRAVTIQTVQGNIKRNIRQLAPLPTDVGREL